The Cyprinus carpio isolate SPL01 chromosome A19, ASM1834038v1, whole genome shotgun sequence genome has a segment encoding these proteins:
- the LOC109053209 gene encoding cholecystokinin-like translates to MNSGVCMCVILAALSASCLGLPRSSSPGTDDSPLPSQLDTSLSGHHRVIRSTSLTLKQQPEGNTDPDTRANLSELLAKLISKKGSVRRNSSMNNRANSINHRIKDRDYVGWMDFGRRSAEEYEYSS, encoded by the exons ATGAACAGCggggtgtgcatgtgtgtgatccTGGCTGCGCTTTCTGCCTCCTGTTTGGGTCTGCCCCGCTCCTCTTCCCCTGGTACTGATGACAGCCCTCTCCCCTCGCAGCTGGACACCAGTTTAAGTGGGCACCACCGGGTCATCCGCTCCACCAGCCTCACCCTCAAACAGCAGCCAGAAGGCAACACAGACCCAGACACCCGTGCCAACCTCAGCGAACTGCTGGCCAAACTTATCTCCAAAAAAG GCTCTGTTCGTCGTAACTCCTCCATGAACAACAGAGCAAACAGCATTAACCACCGGATAAAAGATCGGGATTACGTGGGCTGGATGGATTTTGGCCGCCGGAGTGCTGAAGAATATGAATATTCATCATAA